A genome region from Microbacterium sp. CGR2 includes the following:
- a CDS encoding ABC transporter permease, whose amino-acid sequence MIRYTLVRGVLLIAGLLVSSALIFLTLRVFPGDVAQLIAGTQASPSEVDALREALGLNRPLLAQYTDWIGGIFRGDLGTSLLSGASVGEELLLKAQVTVPLGIMSLVIAILIAVPFGILAALLRGRRGGTALSIGAQALAAVPVVWAGMMLVVVFSVWLGWLPPQGFPRTGWSTPGRAIESLLLPALTIGIVEGAMLMRFVRSATLQAAGQDFVRTAAAKGLTRTRALIQHGIPAVGLSIITVLGLQVAGIIVGSVVIEQLFTLPGIGRMLVADVGTRDLVKVQSELLVLTGFVLVVGFLVDLLHRTIDPRQREAA is encoded by the coding sequence GTGATCCGCTACACGCTCGTCCGAGGAGTCCTGCTCATTGCAGGGCTCCTCGTGTCGAGCGCGCTGATCTTCCTCACACTGCGGGTCTTTCCCGGTGACGTCGCCCAGCTGATCGCCGGAACTCAGGCCTCTCCGTCCGAAGTCGACGCACTTCGCGAGGCGCTCGGTCTGAATCGGCCGCTTCTCGCCCAGTACACCGACTGGATCGGCGGGATCTTCCGAGGCGACCTCGGCACGTCGCTGCTCTCGGGAGCGTCCGTCGGCGAGGAACTGCTGCTCAAGGCGCAGGTCACCGTCCCGCTCGGCATCATGTCACTGGTCATCGCCATCCTGATCGCCGTCCCGTTCGGAATCCTCGCGGCCTTGCTGCGGGGTCGGCGTGGTGGCACAGCGCTCAGCATCGGTGCGCAGGCTCTGGCCGCCGTCCCCGTCGTCTGGGCGGGGATGATGCTGGTCGTCGTGTTCTCCGTCTGGCTGGGATGGTTGCCTCCACAGGGCTTCCCGCGTACGGGGTGGTCCACGCCCGGACGGGCGATCGAGTCTCTCCTTCTCCCGGCGCTGACCATCGGGATCGTTGAGGGGGCGATGCTGATGCGCTTCGTGCGCAGTGCCACGCTGCAGGCGGCAGGCCAGGACTTCGTCCGCACGGCCGCCGCGAAGGGGTTGACGCGCACTCGCGCCTTGATCCAGCACGGCATCCCCGCCGTCGGACTCTCGATCATCACGGTCCTGGGTCTCCAGGTCGCCGGCATCATCGTCGGTTCGGTCGTGATCGAGCAGCTGTTCACGCTGCCCGGCATCGGGCGGATGCTGGTGGCAGACGTCGGGACCCGCGACCTCGTCAAGGTGCAGAGTGAACTGCTTGTGCTGACCGGCTTCGTGCTGGTCGTCGGCTTCCTGGTCGATCTGCTGCATCGCACGATCGATCCCCGACAGCGGGAGGCAGCATGA
- a CDS encoding tyrosine-protein phosphatase encodes MTVLDIDGVNNVRDVGGIPTDDGGRIRPGVLLRSGQLSGATTNGATALRRSIQHIIDLRDGEEVAAEPTEIEGPDTTHLPLFLGSVRSFFETDTSLDDLYLHLLEESGDRLVAAIRIIAQGAPTLVHCTVGKDRTGVTVALALSAVGADREAVIADYALTASQLPEQRSQRIAAYLRAQHPEAVHAVALATESPAPVMRHLLEQIDERWGSAAGYLRASGMTEDELAALRSALVEPVS; translated from the coding sequence GTGACCGTCCTCGACATCGATGGCGTCAACAACGTCCGTGACGTCGGCGGCATCCCGACCGACGACGGGGGCCGCATCCGCCCGGGCGTGCTGCTGCGGTCGGGGCAGCTGTCCGGCGCCACGACCAACGGCGCGACGGCGCTGCGTCGCAGCATCCAGCACATCATCGATCTGCGCGACGGTGAAGAGGTCGCCGCGGAGCCGACCGAGATCGAGGGCCCCGACACGACGCACCTGCCGCTTTTCCTCGGCTCCGTGCGGTCGTTCTTCGAGACCGACACCAGCCTCGACGACCTGTATCTCCATCTCCTCGAGGAGAGCGGCGATCGGCTGGTCGCCGCCATCCGCATCATCGCCCAGGGCGCGCCCACACTCGTGCACTGCACCGTCGGCAAAGACCGGACCGGAGTGACGGTCGCTCTCGCTCTTTCCGCCGTCGGTGCCGACCGCGAAGCCGTCATCGCGGACTACGCCCTCACCGCGTCGCAGTTGCCTGAGCAGCGGTCGCAGCGCATCGCCGCCTACCTCAGGGCGCAGCATCCGGAGGCGGTCCACGCGGTCGCCCTGGCGACGGAGTCGCCGGCGCCCGTGATGCGGCATCTTCTGGAGCAGATCGATGAGCGGTGGGGTTCGGCTGCCGGGTACCTCCGCGCGAGCGGAATGACCGAGGACGAGTTGGCCGCTCTGCGGAGTGCGCTCGTGGAGCCCGTGTCCTGA
- a CDS encoding uracil-DNA glycosylase, whose product MARTLTELAEDGHVDPGWAEALAPVQDEITALGERLRAEQAAGRGYLPAGGDVLRAFQRPLSEVKVLITGQDPYPTPGHPIGLSFAVDRDVRPLPRSLANIYKERETDLGIPPAPHGDLTAWSDQGVLLLNRVLTVQPGAAASHRGWGWETVTEHAIRTLVARDQPLVAILWGKDAANLQPLLGDTPVIASAHPSPLSARRGFFGSRPFSRANTLLEELGAVPVDWRVEGEPADRELSNQGA is encoded by the coding sequence ATGGCACGCACTCTCACAGAACTCGCAGAAGACGGTCACGTCGATCCCGGGTGGGCGGAGGCGCTCGCTCCGGTGCAGGACGAGATCACGGCGCTGGGGGAGCGCCTTCGTGCCGAGCAGGCAGCGGGGCGCGGATACCTGCCCGCAGGTGGCGATGTACTCCGGGCCTTTCAGCGCCCGCTCTCCGAGGTCAAGGTCCTCATCACCGGACAGGACCCGTATCCGACACCGGGGCACCCCATAGGTCTCTCCTTCGCAGTCGACAGGGACGTGCGGCCACTGCCGAGAAGCCTTGCGAACATCTACAAGGAGCGCGAGACCGACCTCGGCATCCCGCCCGCGCCGCACGGCGATCTCACGGCCTGGAGCGACCAGGGCGTGCTGCTGCTGAACAGAGTGCTCACGGTGCAGCCGGGTGCCGCCGCCTCACACCGGGGATGGGGGTGGGAGACGGTCACAGAGCACGCGATCCGCACGCTCGTCGCCCGCGATCAGCCGCTCGTCGCGATTCTCTGGGGGAAGGATGCCGCGAACCTGCAGCCGCTGCTGGGCGACACCCCCGTGATCGCATCGGCTCATCCGTCGCCGCTGTCGGCCCGTCGCGGCTTCTTCGGTTCCCGCCCCTTCTCGCGGGCGAACACGCTCCTCGAAGAACTCGGCGCCGTTCCGGTGGACTGGCGGGTCGAGGGCGAGCCGGCCGACCGCGAACTTTCGAATCAGGGAGCCTGA
- a CDS encoding SIP domain-containing protein, which translates to MNTALETRGTRAERRAARRRAHHLVTADEHSLAELEVFLTTLPLCASGRIFIEVPDATDIGVIDAPGRMTVTWLARGQRSGAPGSGRSCSPGEALARATSAWADEMMCDAEIETQVTLLGGYLGTADIVDHLTNALGVEHALIRVPERFGLRPTEQR; encoded by the coding sequence ATGAACACCGCTCTCGAGACCCGCGGCACGCGCGCCGAACGCCGCGCAGCCCGTCGTCGTGCGCACCATCTCGTCACGGCGGACGAGCACTCGCTCGCCGAACTCGAGGTGTTCCTGACCACACTTCCGCTGTGCGCATCGGGGCGTATCTTCATCGAGGTGCCGGACGCAACCGACATCGGCGTGATCGACGCTCCAGGGCGCATGACCGTCACCTGGCTGGCGCGGGGGCAGCGTTCCGGCGCCCCCGGCTCCGGACGGTCCTGTTCACCGGGTGAGGCGCTCGCTCGTGCCACGTCGGCGTGGGCGGACGAGATGATGTGTGACGCCGAGATCGAGACGCAGGTCACTCTTCTCGGTGGATACCTCGGTACCGCCGACATCGTGGATCACCTGACCAATGCGCTGGGCGTCGAGCACGCGCTCATCCGCGTACCGGAACGCTTCGGCCTGCGGCCGACCGAGCAGCGCTGA
- a CDS encoding ABC transporter ATP-binding protein — MSLVVERLVVEIDGRRVVDGVSFEVPDGERLGLIGESGSGKSLTALAVLGLLPDGATASGSIRWNGTELIGMSDRELARLRGDDIGIVFQEPRTALNPIRTVGRQIAESIRIHEGLGRREARERAIAEAARVRLPDPESIVDRYPHQLSGGQRQRVAIAMALACRPRLLIADEPTTALDVTIQAEILSLLLSLVADEGMSLVFITHDLAVLSQVATEGVVLEHGRVVEAAPVSALLTTPTSPITQGLLRDATATLWRPRGGEA; from the coding sequence ATGAGCTTGGTGGTCGAGAGACTGGTCGTGGAGATCGACGGTCGTCGCGTGGTCGACGGCGTCTCCTTCGAGGTGCCCGACGGGGAGCGCCTCGGCCTGATCGGCGAATCCGGTTCCGGCAAGTCGCTCACCGCGCTGGCTGTGCTCGGGCTGCTCCCCGACGGTGCGACCGCGAGTGGCAGCATCCGGTGGAACGGCACCGAGCTGATCGGGATGTCCGATCGCGAATTGGCGAGACTGCGGGGCGACGACATCGGCATCGTGTTCCAGGAGCCACGGACGGCGCTGAACCCGATACGGACTGTCGGGCGACAGATCGCCGAGTCGATCCGGATCCACGAGGGCCTCGGGCGCCGCGAAGCCCGGGAGCGCGCGATCGCCGAAGCTGCCCGCGTGCGGCTGCCCGACCCCGAGTCGATCGTAGACAGGTACCCCCATCAGCTGTCGGGTGGCCAGCGTCAGCGCGTGGCCATCGCCATGGCGCTCGCCTGCCGTCCTCGACTTCTGATCGCCGATGAGCCGACCACCGCGCTCGACGTGACCATCCAGGCCGAGATCCTCTCGCTGCTGCTGTCGCTCGTCGCCGACGAGGGCATGTCGCTGGTGTTCATCACCCACGACCTGGCGGTGCTGTCGCAGGTCGCCACCGAGGGTGTCGTGCTCGAGCACGGCCGCGTCGTCGAAGCGGCACCCGTGTCAGCGCTCCTGACGACGCCGACCTCGCCGATCACGCAGGGCTTGCTGCGCGACGCCACGGCGACACTGTGGCGTCCGAGGGGAGGCGAGGCATGA
- a CDS encoding SDR family oxidoreductase: MVIRRAVVTGASSGIGAATVRALRARGWEVVGVARRENRLSALADETGASAIACDLTDPAAVDALVAELERSGPVHALVQVAGGARGTDRVEDGSTEDWQWMFDANVLATQRLVAALLPLLRRAAATDGHADAVFVTSTAAQTAYAGGAGYNAAKAAEAMLVRVLRQELNGEPIRVVEVAPGLVHTEEFTLNRLGGDAVAAEAVYSGVEAPLVADDVADVIGYALDSPSHVNLDLITMRPVAQSAQHLLARGPLRVRSSD; the protein is encoded by the coding sequence ATGGTGATCAGACGTGCAGTGGTGACAGGTGCGAGTTCCGGGATCGGGGCTGCAACGGTGCGGGCACTCCGCGCGCGGGGATGGGAAGTCGTCGGCGTCGCACGTCGCGAGAACCGACTGTCTGCGCTCGCCGACGAGACCGGCGCTTCGGCCATCGCCTGCGACCTGACCGATCCGGCCGCCGTCGACGCGCTCGTGGCGGAGCTCGAGAGGTCCGGGCCGGTGCACGCTCTCGTGCAGGTCGCCGGGGGTGCCCGGGGTACCGACCGCGTCGAGGATGGGTCGACCGAGGACTGGCAGTGGATGTTCGACGCCAACGTCCTCGCCACGCAGCGCCTGGTCGCCGCTCTTCTGCCGCTGCTGCGCCGCGCAGCTGCTACGGACGGGCACGCCGATGCCGTCTTCGTGACATCGACCGCCGCGCAGACCGCATACGCGGGTGGAGCGGGCTACAACGCCGCCAAGGCAGCCGAGGCGATGCTCGTGCGCGTGCTTCGTCAGGAACTCAACGGCGAGCCGATCCGCGTCGTCGAGGTCGCTCCTGGGTTGGTCCACACGGAGGAGTTCACCCTGAACCGCCTGGGTGGAGACGCTGTCGCGGCCGAGGCGGTGTACTCGGGTGTCGAGGCACCGCTGGTCGCCGACGATGTGGCCGACGTCATCGGCTACGCTCTGGATTCGCCGTCGCACGTCAATCTCGACCTCATCACCATGCGGCCGGTCGCGCAGTCCGCACAGCACCTTCTCGCACGCGGTCCGCTGCGGGTGCGGTCGTCCGACTGA
- a CDS encoding ABC transporter ATP-binding protein, with protein sequence MSLIEARGLSRDFFVPKRAAFERTRTQTALAPTDLDIVEGSSVGIIGESGSGKSTLVRLLLGLDRPTGGTVLVDGRPVDASASAKSLHWLRRQTGLVFQDPYASLDPRMTAGQIIAEPLWALDIDGDRRARVREVLAQVGLEPEMADRYPHEFSGGQRQRIAIARAIVHRPRILVGDEPLSALDVTVRAQILELLIELRRTTDLTLVLVSHDIGVVQNLCDTVVVMKDGHIVERGTTDAVLLHPQHDYTKALLAAIPVIPGSPGR encoded by the coding sequence ATGAGTCTGATCGAAGCGCGCGGACTGTCCCGCGACTTCTTCGTCCCGAAGCGGGCGGCGTTCGAACGCACGCGCACGCAGACGGCCCTCGCCCCCACCGACCTCGACATCGTCGAGGGCTCTTCGGTGGGGATCATCGGCGAGTCGGGGTCGGGGAAGTCCACGCTGGTGCGGCTGCTGCTTGGCCTCGACCGACCGACGGGCGGCACGGTCCTCGTCGACGGGCGTCCGGTCGACGCCTCGGCATCCGCGAAGTCGTTGCACTGGCTGCGACGGCAGACCGGACTCGTGTTCCAGGATCCCTATGCGTCGCTCGACCCGCGGATGACCGCGGGACAGATCATCGCCGAGCCGCTGTGGGCCCTCGACATCGACGGCGATCGCCGGGCGCGGGTGCGCGAGGTTCTCGCACAGGTGGGCTTGGAGCCCGAGATGGCGGACCGGTATCCGCATGAGTTCTCCGGCGGTCAGCGCCAGCGCATCGCGATCGCACGGGCCATCGTGCATCGCCCGCGCATCCTCGTCGGTGACGAACCGCTCTCGGCTCTCGACGTGACGGTGCGGGCGCAGATCCTCGAGCTGCTGATCGAGTTGCGACGAACGACGGATCTCACCCTCGTGCTGGTGTCGCACGACATCGGAGTGGTGCAGAACCTGTGCGACACGGTGGTCGTCATGAAAGACGGTCACATCGTCGAGCGCGGTACGACGGATGCCGTGCTGCTCCACCCGCAGCACGACTACACGAAGGCGTTGCTTGCGGCGATCCCCGTGATCCCCGGCTCTCCCGGTCGCTGA
- a CDS encoding carboxymuconolactone decarboxylase family protein: MTETRVHLSKTEPAAYQALDAFSKTVGEICAANGIDDRLKEIVMIHCSQLNGCSYCTRIHVDRALAAGLDTDTIMQIAAWRESGVFSDRERAALELAESFTFISEEGISDEVYDSVGSVFTEKEYAALSWACISINAFNRVVIAGRYPVPPRTSQAPA; encoded by the coding sequence ATGACCGAGACGCGCGTGCACCTGTCCAAGACCGAGCCCGCCGCCTACCAGGCGCTGGATGCCTTCTCGAAGACCGTCGGCGAGATCTGCGCGGCGAACGGAATCGACGATCGACTCAAAGAGATCGTCATGATCCACTGCTCGCAGCTCAACGGATGCAGCTACTGCACCCGCATCCACGTCGATCGCGCGCTCGCCGCGGGGCTCGACACCGACACGATCATGCAGATCGCCGCCTGGCGCGAGAGCGGCGTCTTCAGCGACCGCGAACGTGCGGCGCTCGAGCTCGCTGAGTCGTTCACGTTCATCTCGGAGGAGGGTATCTCCGACGAGGTGTACGACAGCGTCGGAAGCGTCTTCACCGAAAAGGAGTACGCCGCCCTCAGCTGGGCGTGCATCTCGATCAACGCCTTCAACAGGGTCGTCATCGCCGGACGCTACCCCGTGCCTCCGCGAACCTCGCAGGCCCCGGCGTGA
- a CDS encoding alpha/beta fold hydrolase — MNVAIDISEFSYLPAQAAALGVPLPEVERLTLSLPDGRRLSALRFGEDSPRVTLLHGAGLNAHTWDNTSLALGGPLLAIDLAGHGDSSWRADADYTPRTLALDVAAALDAWTSQPQVVVGQSLGGLTGAALAASRPDLVSELIIVDITPGIDTSAGPAALREFYAGPTDFATRDELVDKAMSLGFGGSRPETERGVFLNTRVRDDGRIEWKHHFAHLAAQALAAHDPGSAASPSMLHETGWDDLSNVRARLTLVRATRGFVSEPDAVELQRRVPGARVVAIDATHNVQETAPAALASLIAAAPGL; from the coding sequence ATGAACGTGGCGATCGACATCTCCGAGTTCAGCTATCTTCCCGCGCAGGCAGCAGCCCTCGGCGTGCCACTCCCGGAAGTGGAGCGGCTCACCCTGTCACTGCCCGATGGACGACGCCTGAGCGCGTTGCGGTTCGGAGAAGATTCTCCGCGCGTCACGCTTCTTCACGGAGCGGGTCTGAACGCGCACACCTGGGACAACACCTCGCTGGCGCTGGGCGGACCGCTGCTGGCGATCGACCTCGCCGGTCACGGCGATTCCTCGTGGCGGGCGGATGCCGACTACACGCCCCGCACGCTCGCGCTCGATGTCGCGGCGGCCTTGGACGCGTGGACCTCTCAACCGCAGGTCGTCGTCGGGCAGTCGCTCGGCGGTCTCACCGGAGCGGCTCTCGCGGCTTCCCGCCCTGATCTCGTCTCAGAGCTCATCATCGTCGACATCACGCCCGGTATCGACACCTCGGCCGGTCCCGCCGCCCTTCGCGAGTTCTACGCGGGCCCCACCGACTTCGCGACACGCGACGAACTCGTCGACAAGGCCATGTCGCTCGGCTTCGGCGGAAGTCGTCCGGAGACCGAGCGGGGCGTGTTCCTCAACACCCGCGTTCGTGACGACGGGCGGATCGAATGGAAACATCACTTCGCGCACCTCGCCGCCCAGGCCCTCGCCGCACACGACCCCGGGTCGGCCGCCAGCCCGTCGATGCTCCACGAGACGGGGTGGGACGACCTGTCGAATGTCCGCGCCCGCCTCACTCTGGTGCGTGCCACCCGGGGCTTCGTCAGCGAGCCGGATGCCGTAGAACTGCAGCGCCGCGTGCCCGGAGCCCGGGTCGTGGCTATCGATGCGACTCACAACGTGCAGGAGACGGCTCCTGCAGCGCTGGCGTCCCTGATCGCTGCCGCTCCGGGATTGTGA
- a CDS encoding ABC transporter permease, protein MTRGWFVKLWQTATGRFGLTVVAVIVGTALVSTLWTPFDPQASDIGDRWLPPSWPHLLGTDDTGRDILSLIMAGARTTLFVSVGAGLVATAVGIALAALGALTARWMRETVAVLVDILIAFPVLLIAMMISSVWGGSLWVVIWAVGIGFGVNIARVTRPELRRVQQSDFVLAARASGLTPAQSLVRHLLPNVAPVFIVQLSWSMAVAVLAEAGLSYLGFGASVVEPSWGLLLADLQRYIGVHPLSVIWPGLAITLTVLALNLLGDGLREATDPTLRHRAAEVHTPAVIA, encoded by the coding sequence ATGACCCGCGGCTGGTTCGTGAAACTCTGGCAGACGGCGACGGGCCGCTTCGGCCTCACCGTGGTCGCCGTGATCGTCGGGACCGCGCTCGTCTCGACCCTCTGGACCCCGTTCGATCCGCAGGCCTCCGACATCGGCGACCGATGGCTTCCCCCGAGCTGGCCGCATCTGCTGGGCACCGACGACACCGGTCGCGACATCCTCAGCCTGATCATGGCCGGCGCGCGGACGACCCTGTTCGTCAGCGTCGGTGCGGGGCTGGTGGCGACCGCCGTCGGGATCGCCCTCGCTGCCCTCGGCGCTCTCACCGCACGGTGGATGCGCGAGACCGTCGCTGTCCTGGTCGACATCCTCATCGCCTTCCCCGTCCTGCTGATAGCGATGATGATCTCCTCGGTGTGGGGCGGATCGCTGTGGGTGGTGATCTGGGCGGTCGGCATCGGCTTCGGCGTCAACATCGCCCGTGTGACGCGACCGGAGCTGCGTCGGGTGCAGCAGAGCGACTTCGTGCTCGCGGCACGGGCGTCGGGGCTCACGCCGGCTCAGAGCCTCGTACGGCATCTGCTGCCCAACGTCGCCCCGGTGTTCATCGTGCAGCTCTCGTGGTCGATGGCGGTCGCCGTGCTCGCGGAGGCCGGGCTGTCCTACCTCGGCTTCGGCGCCTCCGTCGTCGAGCCCAGCTGGGGGCTTCTCCTCGCCGATCTGCAGCGCTACATCGGTGTGCATCCGCTGTCGGTGATCTGGCCGGGACTCGCGATCACGCTCACCGTGCTCGCCCTGAATCTGCTCGGCGACGGGCTGCGCGAGGCGACCGACCCCACGCTGCGGCACCGCGCCGCTGAAGTGCACACGCCGGCGGTGATCGCATGA
- a CDS encoding ABC transporter substrate-binding protein, whose amino-acid sequence MFRRTRRLALISALAATAVVLSACSGTREQEPSAPTGTPDPDATLNVGLVLEPTNLDIRHTSGAALEQILIDNIYEGLVTRTQQNEIEGRLASDYEVSEDGLTYIFTLNEGIAFHDGTALTSADVVASYETVRTDATVQGNAEFASVASVSAPDATTVQIVLTAPNQNFLFVLTGPAGLVFKKGDTTDLKSAENGTGPFTLTRWNKGSSITFARNDTYWGEPTGVAEVAFQYIPDFTAGVNAALAGDVDVLTAVDPNLAPQLEDSGDFTLTKGRTTDKATLAFNNKKAPLDDVRVREALRLAIDHDALIEAVGAGTPLYGPIPELDPGYEDLSDVVSYDPVKAEELLAEAGQEDLELTLTIPSFYGTTVPKVLISDFKEVGVALEVDSVEFPSWLEDVYTNKDYDLSFVLHVEPRDFGNFADPDYYFGYDNAEVQELYAQAQAEVDPDASAELLAEAARIVSEDHPVDWLYNGETITAVSPVVSGFPEDSINSRINLAGVTVSAEN is encoded by the coding sequence ATGTTCCGACGTACCCGACGTCTCGCGCTCATCTCCGCCCTCGCGGCCACCGCCGTGGTCCTGAGCGCCTGCTCCGGCACCCGCGAGCAGGAGCCCTCGGCCCCCACGGGCACACCGGATCCCGACGCGACGTTGAACGTCGGTCTGGTGCTCGAGCCGACCAACCTCGACATCCGACACACCAGCGGCGCCGCGCTCGAGCAGATCCTCATCGACAACATCTACGAGGGCCTCGTCACCCGCACCCAGCAGAATGAGATCGAGGGCCGTCTCGCCTCCGACTACGAGGTCTCCGAAGATGGACTGACCTACATCTTCACCCTCAACGAAGGCATAGCGTTCCACGACGGCACGGCATTGACGTCGGCCGATGTCGTGGCCTCGTACGAGACGGTCCGCACGGATGCCACTGTGCAGGGCAACGCGGAGTTCGCCTCTGTCGCCTCTGTCAGCGCCCCGGACGCGACGACGGTGCAGATCGTGCTCACCGCACCGAACCAGAACTTCCTCTTCGTTCTCACCGGGCCGGCCGGGCTCGTGTTCAAGAAGGGCGACACCACCGATCTGAAGAGTGCCGAGAACGGGACAGGCCCGTTCACCCTGACGCGCTGGAACAAGGGCAGCAGCATCACCTTCGCACGCAACGACACCTACTGGGGCGAGCCGACAGGAGTCGCGGAGGTGGCGTTCCAGTACATCCCCGACTTCACCGCCGGCGTCAACGCCGCTCTCGCCGGTGACGTCGATGTGCTCACCGCGGTCGACCCGAACCTCGCCCCTCAGCTGGAGGACTCCGGTGACTTCACGCTCACGAAGGGCCGCACCACCGACAAGGCGACACTCGCGTTCAACAACAAGAAGGCACCGCTGGACGACGTGCGCGTACGTGAGGCGCTGCGTCTCGCCATCGACCATGACGCCCTGATCGAAGCTGTGGGCGCCGGCACACCGCTGTACGGTCCGATCCCCGAGCTCGACCCCGGATATGAGGATCTCTCGGACGTCGTGTCGTACGACCCGGTGAAGGCCGAGGAACTGCTCGCCGAAGCAGGTCAGGAGGATCTCGAGCTCACCTTGACCATCCCGTCGTTCTACGGCACGACGGTGCCCAAGGTACTGATCTCCGATTTCAAGGAGGTCGGTGTCGCGCTCGAGGTCGACTCGGTCGAGTTCCCGTCCTGGCTGGAAGACGTCTACACGAACAAGGACTACGACCTCAGCTTCGTGCTGCACGTCGAGCCGCGCGACTTCGGCAACTTCGCCGACCCCGACTACTACTTCGGCTACGACAACGCCGAGGTGCAGGAGCTGTACGCCCAGGCACAGGCCGAGGTCGATCCCGATGCGTCTGCCGAGCTCCTCGCCGAAGCGGCCCGCATCGTGTCAGAAGACCACCCGGTGGACTGGCTGTACAACGGCGAGACCATCACGGCGGTGAGCCCGGTCGTCTCCGGATTCCCCGAGGACTCGATCAACTCGCGCATCAACCTCGCGGGTGTCACCGTCTCCGCGGAGAACTGA
- a CDS encoding GNAT family N-acetyltransferase produces MQFEPGDRRRVLPRHLRPEPAPEVFSYTIRPARTTDLAHVREIYNHFVSNSAVTLDERRSSIPYWRDKFALLDRLKLPFLVAVSPAGVVLGYALAQPWAGKNAYRYTVEDSIYLGPGAAGKGLGAALLQALIDACEQIGLREMVAVISDSGAEASIRLHAKLGFVEAGRMGRVGHKFGRELGTVYMRRVLKPTGRRRGSFFGSRR; encoded by the coding sequence ATGCAGTTCGAACCGGGGGACCGTCGCCGCGTCCTGCCGCGTCACCTCCGGCCGGAACCGGCGCCGGAAGTGTTCTCGTACACGATCCGCCCGGCGAGAACCACCGATCTCGCCCACGTACGCGAGATCTACAACCACTTCGTGAGCAACTCGGCCGTCACGCTCGATGAGCGGCGCAGCAGCATCCCGTACTGGCGCGACAAGTTCGCCCTGCTCGACCGGCTCAAGCTCCCCTTCCTCGTCGCGGTCTCGCCGGCGGGTGTCGTGCTCGGATACGCGCTGGCGCAGCCGTGGGCGGGAAAGAACGCGTACCGCTACACGGTCGAGGACTCGATCTACCTCGGCCCGGGCGCCGCCGGCAAAGGCCTCGGGGCTGCGCTTCTGCAAGCGCTCATCGACGCATGCGAGCAGATCGGGTTGCGAGAGATGGTCGCCGTCATCAGTGACAGCGGGGCCGAGGCATCGATCCGGTTGCACGCGAAGCTCGGATTCGTCGAAGCGGGACGGATGGGGCGCGTCGGGCACAAATTCGGGCGAGAACTCGGGACCGTGTACATGCGGCGGGTGCTGAAGCCGACGGGGCGGCGGCGGGGGAGCTTCTTCGGGTCGCGGCGCTGA